In the Brucella anthropi ATCC 49188 genome, one interval contains:
- a CDS encoding branched-chain amino acid ABC transporter substrate-binding protein, producing the protein MNLKLLSSVAFAATLGFASAAYADITIGVVAPLTGPVAAFGDQVKKGAETAVEVINKAGGIKGEKVVLKFADDAGEPKQGVSAANQIVGDGIKFVVGPVTTGVAIPVSDVFSENGVLMVTPTATGPDLTARNLENVFRTCGRDDQQAEVMADYVLKNFKDKKVAVIHDKGAYGKGLADAFKAAINKGGITEVHYDSVTPGDKDFSALVTKLKSAGTDVVYFGGYHAEGGLLSRQLHDAGMQALVLGGEGLSNTEYWAIGGTNAQGTLFTNAKDATKNPASKDAIEALKAKGIPAEAFTMNAYAAVEVIKAGIERADSTDDSAAVAKALHDGKPIETAIGTLTYGANGDLSSPSFDIFKWDDGKIVGLE; encoded by the coding sequence ATGAACCTGAAACTTCTGTCCAGCGTGGCTTTCGCAGCTACACTCGGCTTTGCCAGCGCCGCTTATGCAGACATCACCATCGGCGTCGTTGCACCGCTGACGGGCCCTGTCGCTGCTTTCGGTGACCAGGTGAAGAAGGGCGCGGAAACCGCCGTTGAAGTCATCAACAAGGCTGGCGGCATCAAGGGCGAGAAAGTCGTTCTGAAGTTTGCCGACGATGCCGGTGAACCGAAGCAGGGCGTTTCCGCCGCCAACCAGATCGTTGGCGACGGCATCAAGTTCGTCGTCGGCCCGGTCACGACCGGCGTCGCCATCCCTGTTTCCGACGTCTTCTCGGAAAACGGTGTGCTGATGGTCACCCCGACCGCCACCGGCCCGGATCTGACCGCGCGCAATCTGGAAAACGTGTTCCGCACCTGCGGCCGCGATGACCAGCAGGCTGAAGTCATGGCCGATTATGTCCTGAAGAACTTCAAGGACAAGAAGGTCGCCGTGATCCATGACAAGGGTGCCTATGGCAAGGGTCTGGCCGACGCTTTCAAGGCGGCGATCAACAAGGGCGGCATCACGGAAGTCCATTACGATTCGGTCACGCCGGGCGACAAGGATTTCAGCGCGCTCGTCACCAAGCTCAAGTCTGCTGGCACTGACGTCGTCTATTTCGGCGGCTACCATGCCGAAGGCGGCCTCCTGTCGCGTCAGCTGCATGACGCTGGCATGCAGGCACTGGTGCTCGGCGGCGAAGGCCTGTCCAACACCGAATATTGGGCAATCGGTGGCACCAATGCACAGGGCACGCTCTTCACCAACGCCAAGGACGCCACCAAGAACCCGGCTTCCAAGGATGCTATCGAAGCGCTCAAGGCCAAGGGTATCCCGGCTGAAGCCTTCACCATGAACGCCTATGCCGCTGTGGAAGTCATCAAGGCCGGCATCGAACGCGCCGATTCGACCGATGATTCTGCTGCCGTCGCCAAGGCTCTGCATGATGGCAAGCCTATCGAAACCGCTATTGGCACGCTGACCTATGGCGCAAACGGCGACCTTAGCTCGCCAAGCTTCGACATCTTCAAGTGGGATGACGGCAAGATCGTCGGCCTCGAATAA
- a CDS encoding tyrosine-protein phosphatase, whose product MSFFRKYVDWSFTYARMAGLGLLVGSSVMGGYLYTLQYKGNVHTIIDGQAYRSNQPDPARIASLQKLYGIKTIINLRGPEPGSKWYDEEIATAKTLGIKHADFEMSSRRELSPAQTRQLIALMQNAEKPVLIHCKSGADRTGLAAALYVAAVAKGSEGKAERQMSIAYGHFGFPLSPTYAMEKTFEAIEAELGYTGS is encoded by the coding sequence ATGTCGTTCTTTCGGAAATACGTCGATTGGTCCTTTACTTATGCCCGGATGGCCGGGCTGGGACTGCTCGTCGGCTCAAGCGTCATGGGCGGCTATCTGTACACGCTGCAATATAAGGGCAACGTCCACACCATCATCGACGGACAGGCCTATCGCTCCAACCAACCTGATCCTGCACGCATCGCATCCCTGCAGAAGCTTTATGGCATCAAAACCATCATCAATCTGCGCGGCCCGGAGCCGGGCTCGAAATGGTATGATGAAGAGATCGCAACAGCGAAAACGCTCGGCATCAAGCATGCCGATTTCGAAATGTCGTCAAGGCGGGAGCTGTCCCCGGCACAGACCAGACAGCTAATCGCCCTGATGCAGAATGCAGAAAAGCCGGTGCTCATCCATTGCAAATCCGGCGCCGACCGCACCGGTCTCGCTGCAGCGCTCTATGTGGCAGCCGTCGCGAAGGGTAGCGAAGGCAAGGCCGAGCGGCAGATGTCCATCGCCTACGGACATTTCGGTTTTCCGCTCAGCCCGACCTACGCGATGGAAAAGACCTTCGAAGCCATCGAGGCGGAACTCGGCTATACCGGTTCCTGA
- a CDS encoding Dabb family protein, translating into MIRHIVLVKFRSELGAAQIEEKLQAVVALKDKIGGILSITAGENNSPENLEKGFRHGFVVDFTDSAARNAYLPHPEHAKVGKSLVEAAEGGIEGILVFDYAF; encoded by the coding sequence ATGATACGCCATATCGTTCTCGTCAAATTCAGGTCCGAACTCGGAGCCGCGCAGATCGAAGAGAAGCTGCAGGCCGTTGTGGCGCTCAAGGACAAGATCGGCGGCATCCTGTCCATTACGGCTGGCGAAAACAACAGTCCGGAAAATCTCGAAAAGGGTTTCCGGCACGGTTTTGTCGTCGATTTCACGGATAGCGCGGCGCGGAACGCCTATCTTCCGCATCCCGAACACGCGAAGGTTGGCAAAAGCCTCGTCGAAGCCGCTGAAGGTGGCATCGAGGGCATATTGGTTTTCGACTACGCGTTCTAG
- a CDS encoding molybdopterin-binding protein: MIFAEMPLDEAEGAILGYAMMAGALTLRKGTVLDVLNLALLREAGISSVLAARLEKGDIGEDEAALAIGRMLISGEVEIGSPTTGRVNLHARKNGVFLVDADRIDAVNAHDARISIATLRNHVRVEAGQMVATVKIIPFAVPGTLLRDIGLDARPALRVHPFNGARIGLIQSRLPSIRETVLEKTRELMGKRTTRNGGTLVCEKRVAHDQVALAAAIAEVSRACDIIVIFSASAVADEADIVPQSIRMSGGEILRIGMPVDPGNLLVLGRHDGKYIVAAPGSARSARENSLDWVLDRLMAGITLSADDLSRMGVGGLVL; the protein is encoded by the coding sequence ATGATATTTGCCGAAATGCCGCTTGATGAAGCCGAAGGTGCAATTCTCGGCTATGCTATGATGGCAGGTGCGCTCACTTTACGCAAAGGCACAGTTCTCGATGTCCTCAATCTTGCCCTGTTGCGGGAAGCAGGTATCAGCTCGGTTCTGGCTGCGCGCCTGGAAAAGGGCGATATCGGCGAGGATGAGGCCGCACTCGCCATCGGGCGTATGCTTATTTCCGGCGAAGTGGAGATCGGCAGCCCCACAACTGGACGGGTCAACCTGCACGCCCGGAAGAATGGCGTATTTTTGGTAGATGCCGACCGTATTGATGCGGTCAATGCGCATGATGCGCGCATTTCCATCGCGACGCTGCGCAATCATGTGCGGGTGGAAGCCGGACAGATGGTCGCCACAGTCAAGATCATTCCTTTTGCTGTACCGGGGACCCTTTTGCGGGACATCGGCCTCGATGCACGGCCTGCGCTGCGCGTCCATCCCTTCAACGGCGCGCGGATCGGGCTGATCCAGTCGCGCCTTCCCTCGATACGCGAAACGGTTCTTGAGAAGACCCGCGAACTGATGGGAAAGCGGACTACTCGAAATGGCGGGACACTTGTTTGCGAAAAGCGCGTCGCGCACGATCAGGTTGCGCTGGCGGCAGCAATCGCGGAAGTGAGCCGGGCCTGCGATATTATCGTGATTTTCAGCGCATCGGCGGTTGCCGACGAAGCGGATATCGTACCGCAGTCGATCCGCATGTCAGGCGGTGAAATCCTGCGCATCGGCATGCCGGTCGATCCGGGCAATCTGCTGGTCCTGGGCCGGCATGACGGCAAATATATTGTCGCCGCCCCCGGATCGGCCCGCAGCGCCCGCGAAAACAGCCTCGACTGGGTGCTGGATCGCCTGATGGCGGGAATCACACTTTCCGCTGACGATCTTTCCCGCATGGGGGTTGGTGGACTGGTTCTCTAG
- the cyoA gene encoding ubiquinol oxidase subunit II, with translation MKHGTPRTIVSFAVLALTAFLAGCENQVLLSPKGEIGMAERDLMLFATGIMLLVVLPVIFMTLYFAWKYRASNEKADYQPDWHHSTKIELAVWLIPLAIIVVLGSVTWVATHKLDPYRPLESNAKPINVEVVALDWKWLFIYPDQGIATVNEMAMPVDVPVNFKLTSSNIMNSFFIPQLGSQVYTMPSMQTKLHLIANHAGEFDGISANYSGQGFAQMRFKAHAYNQADFDKWVAEVKAKANGEELSRDRYASLVQPSEKVPPQFFTYNDQALFHNIVNRCWDGKSVCLDDEMHRQQMIREARANLRKSSPVDFSQWASDIICAVQPQRLSQLEN, from the coding sequence ATGAAACACGGCACCCCCCGGACGATCGTTTCGTTCGCCGTCTTGGCCCTCACGGCGTTTCTCGCAGGCTGCGAGAACCAGGTCCTGCTTTCCCCGAAAGGGGAAATCGGCATGGCAGAACGCGATCTCATGCTTTTTGCGACCGGCATCATGCTGCTCGTCGTGCTTCCCGTCATCTTCATGACGCTTTACTTCGCATGGAAGTACCGCGCCTCGAATGAGAAGGCGGATTACCAGCCCGACTGGCACCACTCGACCAAGATCGAGCTTGCCGTCTGGCTCATCCCGTTGGCGATCATCGTCGTTCTGGGCTCCGTGACCTGGGTCGCCACCCACAAGCTCGATCCGTACCGCCCGCTGGAATCGAATGCAAAGCCGATCAATGTCGAAGTTGTTGCGCTCGACTGGAAATGGCTTTTCATCTATCCGGACCAGGGCATCGCCACGGTCAATGAAATGGCAATGCCGGTCGATGTGCCGGTCAACTTCAAGCTGACCTCCAGCAACATCATGAATTCCTTCTTCATCCCGCAGCTCGGCAGCCAGGTCTACACCATGCCGAGCATGCAGACGAAGCTGCATCTGATTGCCAATCATGCTGGCGAGTTCGACGGTATCTCCGCCAACTATAGCGGTCAGGGTTTTGCCCAGATGCGCTTCAAGGCGCATGCCTACAATCAGGCCGACTTCGACAAGTGGGTTGCCGAAGTGAAGGCCAAGGCGAATGGCGAAGAGCTGAGCCGCGACCGTTACGCCTCGCTGGTTCAGCCGAGCGAGAAGGTTCCGCCGCAGTTCTTCACCTATAATGACCAGGCGCTGTTCCACAACATCGTGAACCGCTGCTGGGACGGCAAGTCCGTCTGCCTCGACGATGAAATGCATCGTCAACAGATGATCCGCGAAGCGCGCGCCAATCTGCGCAAGTCTTCGCCTGTCGATTTCAGCCAGTGGGCGAGCGACATCATCTGCGCAGTCCAGCCGCAGCGGCTCTCGCAGCTCGAAAACTGA
- the cyoB gene encoding cytochrome o ubiquinol oxidase subunit I has product MFGKLTLEAIPYHEPIIMVTLAAVAGGALAILAAITYYRKWAPLWNDWLTSVDHKRIGVMYIILALVMLFRGFSDAVMMRAQQAIASGANEGFLPPHHYDQIFTAHGVIMIFFVAMPFIVGLMNFAVPLQIGARDVAFPYLNSLSFWLTVAGAILINISLGVGEFAKTGWLAYPPLSGKEFSPDVGVDYYIWALQISGMGTLLSGVNLITTIIKMRAPGMGMMQVPVFTWTALCSNVLIVAAFPILTVTLALLSLDRYLDFHFFTNDAGGNPMMYVNLIWIWGHPEVYILVLPCFGIFSEIVATFSGKRLFGYKSMVYATVAITVLSFLVWVHHFFTMGGGANVNAFFGVATMIISIPTGAKVFNWLFTMYKGRVRMETPVMWTIGFMCTFVIGGMTGVLLAVPPADFVLHNSVFLIAHFHNVIISGVLFGCFAGLVYWWPKAFGFKLNERLGKNAFWCWLVGFILAFMPLYVLGLMGMTRRLNHTENPAWHIYLIIAAIGVAIILCGIVFQVLQIAVSIRDREKLRDNNGDSWGTGRTLEWSLASPPAFYNFAEVPHVRDHDGWWDMKQNGYVRRTEKFARIHMPKNTGTGFIIGILNIPLGFALVWHIWWLAIASAVAVLAVAIAHSFNNDRDFYVSAEEVQEVEDLRTRQLTAQEA; this is encoded by the coding sequence ATGTTCGGAAAACTTACGCTCGAAGCGATACCCTATCACGAGCCAATCATCATGGTCACTTTGGCCGCGGTGGCTGGCGGGGCGCTCGCTATTCTTGCAGCCATTACCTACTACCGCAAATGGGCTCCGCTCTGGAACGACTGGCTGACGTCCGTCGACCACAAGCGCATTGGCGTGATGTACATCATTCTGGCACTCGTGATGCTGTTCCGCGGCTTCTCGGATGCGGTCATGATGCGCGCCCAGCAGGCAATCGCCTCCGGCGCCAATGAAGGCTTCCTGCCGCCGCACCACTACGACCAGATCTTCACCGCCCATGGCGTGATCATGATCTTCTTCGTGGCGATGCCCTTCATCGTCGGCCTGATGAACTTCGCCGTGCCGCTTCAGATCGGCGCGCGCGACGTGGCTTTCCCGTACCTCAACTCGCTCAGCTTCTGGTTGACGGTTGCCGGTGCGATCCTCATCAACATCTCGCTCGGTGTCGGCGAATTCGCCAAGACCGGCTGGCTGGCCTATCCGCCGCTTTCCGGCAAGGAGTTCAGCCCGGATGTCGGGGTGGATTATTATATCTGGGCCTTGCAGATTTCCGGTATGGGCACGCTGCTTTCGGGCGTGAACCTCATCACCACCATCATCAAGATGCGCGCGCCCGGCATGGGCATGATGCAGGTTCCGGTCTTCACCTGGACCGCGCTCTGCTCGAACGTGCTGATCGTCGCAGCCTTCCCGATCCTCACCGTCACGCTGGCCCTGCTTTCGCTGGACCGCTATCTGGATTTCCACTTCTTCACCAATGATGCCGGTGGCAATCCGATGATGTATGTGAACCTCATCTGGATCTGGGGTCACCCGGAAGTCTACATTCTGGTTCTGCCGTGCTTCGGCATCTTCTCGGAAATCGTGGCAACCTTCTCCGGCAAGCGCCTGTTCGGCTACAAGTCGATGGTTTACGCCACTGTGGCCATCACGGTTCTGTCGTTCCTGGTCTGGGTCCACCACTTCTTCACCATGGGTGGCGGTGCCAACGTCAACGCCTTCTTCGGCGTGGCAACCATGATCATTTCGATCCCGACAGGGGCGAAGGTCTTCAACTGGCTCTTCACCATGTATAAGGGCCGCGTTCGCATGGAAACGCCGGTCATGTGGACCATCGGCTTCATGTGCACCTTCGTTATCGGCGGCATGACGGGCGTTCTGCTCGCAGTTCCGCCTGCGGATTTCGTGCTGCACAACTCGGTGTTCCTGATCGCCCACTTCCACAATGTGATCATCTCGGGCGTGCTGTTCGGCTGCTTTGCCGGTCTCGTCTACTGGTGGCCGAAGGCTTTCGGCTTCAAGCTGAACGAACGTCTGGGCAAGAACGCATTCTGGTGCTGGCTCGTCGGCTTCATCCTGGCCTTCATGCCGCTCTACGTGCTCGGCCTGATGGGCATGACCCGTCGTCTGAACCACACCGAAAACCCGGCATGGCACATCTACCTCATCATTGCCGCCATCGGCGTTGCGATCATCCTTTGCGGTATCGTGTTCCAGGTTCTGCAGATCGCAGTTTCGATCCGCGACCGCGAAAAGCTGCGCGACAACAATGGCGACAGCTGGGGTACGGGCCGTACGCTGGAATGGTCGCTGGCTTCGCCGCCTGCCTTCTACAACTTCGCCGAAGTTCCGCATGTGCGCGATCATGACGGCTGGTGGGACATGAAGCAGAACGGCTATGTGCGCCGCACCGAAAAGTTCGCGCGCATCCACATGCCGAAGAACACCGGCACCGGCTTCATCATCGGCATTCTGAACATTCCGCTCGGCTTTGCCCTGGTGTGGCACATCTGGTGGCTGGCAATCGCCTCCGCCGTCGCTGTGCTGGCCGTTGCCATCGCTCACTCCTTCAATAATGACAGAGACTTTTACGTCTCGGCCGAAGAGGTGCAGGAAGTCGAAGACCTCCGTACCCGGCAACTGACTGCTCAGGAGGCCTGA
- the cyoC gene encoding cytochrome o ubiquinol oxidase subunit III — MSASISTTAPFTGGNEHPAHEDHHDAGSTTLVGFWIYLMSDCVLFSGLFATYAVLAHQFAGGPTGRELFDLNFVLIETMLLLVSSLTYGLATLSMFKKNRAGLLFWLGVTFLLGAAFLAMEVYEFNHLIHEGAGPGRSAFLSAFFALVGTHGLHITSGLIWILVLSAQLLRDGLTEKNQTRVMCLSLFWHFLDIIWIGVFTLVYLLGVL; from the coding sequence ATGAGCGCAAGCATTTCAACCACCGCTCCGTTCACGGGCGGGAACGAGCACCCCGCTCATGAGGACCATCACGATGCAGGGTCGACCACGCTGGTCGGCTTCTGGATCTACCTGATGAGCGACTGCGTCCTCTTTTCGGGCCTGTTTGCAACCTATGCCGTTCTGGCGCATCAGTTTGCGGGCGGTCCGACCGGCCGTGAACTGTTCGATCTGAACTTTGTTCTGATCGAAACCATGCTCCTGCTGGTGTCGTCGCTGACCTATGGTCTGGCCACGCTGTCGATGTTCAAGAAGAACCGTGCCGGCCTTCTGTTCTGGCTGGGTGTGACCTTCCTGCTGGGCGCTGCCTTCCTCGCGATGGAAGTCTATGAGTTCAATCACCTGATCCATGAGGGTGCGGGTCCGGGCCGCAGCGCGTTCCTCTCGGCCTTCTTTGCGCTGGTGGGAACCCACGGTCTTCACATCACGTCGGGCCTGATCTGGATTCTGGTGCTTTCGGCCCAGCTTCTGCGTGACGGTCTGACGGAAAAGAACCAGACGCGCGTGATGTGCCTCAGCCTCTTCTGGCACTTCCTGGATATTATCTGGATCGGCGTCTTTACCCTTGTCTATCTGTTGGGTGTACTGTGA
- a CDS encoding cytochrome o ubiquinol oxidase subunit IV produces the protein MSSAHETHDHGASHGSLKTYLIGFVLAVVLTVVPFMLAMNGYFTPGTTAAIVLGIAVVQILVHLVYFLHLDPKSEGGWNILALIFTVIILAIVLAGSIWVMHHLDTNMMPMYMSPEDVRNLP, from the coding sequence ATGAGCTCTGCACACGAAACACATGACCACGGCGCGAGCCACGGCAGCCTGAAGACCTATCTGATCGGCTTCGTGCTGGCAGTTGTTCTCACCGTCGTTCCATTCATGCTGGCCATGAACGGCTACTTCACGCCGGGAACCACCGCAGCCATTGTGCTCGGTATCGCCGTCGTCCAGATTTTGGTGCATCTGGTTTACTTCCTGCACCTCGATCCGAAGTCGGAAGGCGGCTGGAATATTCTGGCACTCATCTTCACGGTCATCATTCTGGCTATCGTTCTTGCCGGCTCCATCTGGGTCATGCATCACCTCGATACCAATATGATGCCGATGTACATGTCGCCGGAAGACGTGCGTAATCTGCCGTAA
- a CDS encoding SH3 domain-containing protein, translating into MSLFKGMLTNNRILGAAVIAATLFTPAIASAATAYVSASVNVRSGPGSNYGRLAALPAGATVNAGSCRNGWCQIYNGSRVGWVSARYVRFGAYSGPAYAAPSSTTVIVNNDGYDDGFGLGLGIGWATGGYWGPGWGGGWGPGWRGGPNYVNGCIGRNCQSNRGGWNPRWGHGPRWNGGGNWGGRGWPQGQIRRNWGPGPVMSPTRFGGFNRGFGGGGMGGGGFHFGNMRPMHAGR; encoded by the coding sequence ATGTCTTTATTTAAGGGAATGCTTACTAATAATCGTATTCTTGGTGCGGCTGTTATTGCCGCAACCCTGTTCACGCCCGCTATTGCTTCCGCTGCAACAGCCTATGTCTCCGCTTCGGTCAATGTCCGTTCGGGCCCCGGTTCCAATTACGGACGGCTTGCCGCGCTCCCTGCCGGTGCGACGGTCAATGCCGGTTCCTGCCGCAATGGCTGGTGCCAGATCTATAACGGGAGCCGTGTTGGCTGGGTCTCAGCGCGTTATGTGCGTTTCGGCGCCTATAGCGGCCCCGCTTATGCCGCGCCGTCCAGCACCACGGTGATCGTCAATAATGACGGTTATGATGACGGCTTCGGCCTCGGACTTGGTATCGGCTGGGCGACCGGCGGCTATTGGGGTCCCGGCTGGGGCGGTGGTTGGGGTCCAGGCTGGCGCGGCGGACCGAACTACGTCAATGGCTGCATTGGCCGCAATTGCCAGTCCAATCGCGGCGGCTGGAATCCGCGCTGGGGCCATGGCCCGCGCTGGAACGGCGGCGGCAACTGGGGCGGCCGTGGATGGCCGCAGGGCCAGATACGTCGCAACTGGGGTCCCGGTCCGGTGATGTCTCCGACCCGCTTTGGTGGTTTCAACCGCGGCTTTGGCGGCGGTGGTATGGGCGGCGGCGGTTTCCATTTCGGAAATATGCGCCCGATGCACGCTGGCCGCTGA
- a CDS encoding autotransporter assembly complex protein TamA, producing the protein MTWSNRTIQGRGIAVLLLAAQFSSFIVSPALAFEIFGVRLWGEDKKEDPDIIDPKTYSVEVTTTGDRKNADGTEADLKSTIEGASGLVSDAERPASGSAGLLAKARGDYRRILAALYGEGRYGGTISIQVDGREANDIPPDAEIPNDAKVAISVDPGPQFLFSRTAISNIAPPPVDKRDHVQSPEDAGFAPGQVARSGTVIKAERLAVEAWRQQGYAKARVTDEDIVADHADNRVSADVSLDPGQKAHYGPVSVVGTARMDPQFVAWMTGLKEGQEYDPDDIEKAKKRLGRMEVFRAMSFEEAEKIEPDGSLPMTLNVQERKPRRFGFGAEYSTIDGFGLTGYWMHRNLFGRGERLRFDAKVSGIGGTQDNSFDPKNFTYLLGTSFTKPGVYTPDTDFVASLDAKREVLDAYTETSVNAKTGFTQIFSDELSGALYAKASQGHFDDDVFGSRSFTTAGLEGNLLYDSRNNKPDPSSGFYLEGNIQPFYEFQYGNFATRFTAEGRTYYGFGEKDRVILAGRLKFGSIVGASIEDLPPSQLFLAGGGGSVRGYGYRNIGVSAGNGEIIGGRSLVEANGEVRTRITDSIGAVAFVDAGYVGEKSFPDFSEQMRVGVGGGLRYLTGLGPIRLDVAVPLNRRSGDPSYGLYVGIGQAF; encoded by the coding sequence ATGACTTGGAGTAACAGGACGATACAGGGAAGGGGCATCGCCGTGCTTTTGCTGGCGGCTCAATTTTCCTCTTTCATCGTGTCGCCTGCTTTGGCGTTCGAGATCTTTGGTGTTCGTCTGTGGGGCGAGGACAAGAAGGAAGATCCTGACATCATCGACCCGAAGACCTACTCCGTCGAGGTCACGACCACGGGCGACCGCAAGAATGCGGACGGCACGGAAGCCGATCTGAAATCCACCATTGAAGGCGCTTCAGGCCTCGTTTCGGATGCCGAGAGACCAGCTTCGGGCTCCGCCGGACTGCTGGCCAAGGCGCGCGGCGATTATCGCCGCATTCTGGCCGCGCTCTATGGCGAAGGCCGCTATGGCGGTACGATTTCTATTCAAGTCGATGGCCGCGAGGCGAACGACATTCCGCCCGACGCGGAAATCCCCAATGATGCGAAGGTCGCGATTTCGGTTGACCCCGGCCCGCAATTTCTGTTCTCGCGCACGGCCATTTCCAATATTGCGCCACCGCCGGTCGACAAGCGCGATCACGTGCAGTCGCCCGAAGATGCGGGCTTCGCGCCGGGACAGGTGGCGCGTTCGGGCACGGTCATCAAGGCGGAGCGCCTTGCCGTTGAGGCGTGGCGCCAGCAAGGCTATGCCAAGGCGCGGGTTACCGATGAGGATATCGTCGCGGACCATGCCGACAACCGGGTTTCCGCCGATGTTTCGCTCGATCCCGGCCAGAAGGCGCATTATGGCCCGGTCAGCGTCGTTGGAACCGCGCGCATGGACCCGCAATTCGTGGCCTGGATGACCGGGCTGAAAGAAGGCCAGGAATACGATCCCGACGATATCGAGAAAGCCAAGAAGCGTCTCGGTCGTATGGAAGTGTTCCGCGCCATGAGCTTCGAGGAAGCCGAAAAGATCGAGCCGGACGGCAGCCTGCCGATGACGCTCAACGTGCAGGAGCGCAAGCCGCGCCGCTTCGGCTTCGGTGCCGAATATTCGACCATCGATGGTTTCGGCCTGACCGGCTACTGGATGCACCGCAACCTGTTCGGACGCGGCGAGCGCCTGCGTTTCGATGCCAAGGTCAGCGGTATCGGCGGCACGCAGGACAATTCCTTCGATCCGAAGAACTTTACCTATCTTCTGGGTACGAGCTTCACGAAGCCGGGCGTCTATACACCGGATACGGATTTTGTCGCCTCGCTTGATGCCAAGCGCGAAGTGCTGGATGCTTATACCGAAACATCGGTCAATGCGAAGACCGGCTTCACGCAGATATTCAGCGACGAGCTGTCAGGCGCGCTCTATGCCAAGGCGAGCCAGGGTCATTTCGACGATGACGTCTTCGGCTCGCGCAGCTTCACGACGGCGGGTCTTGAGGGCAATCTTCTTTATGACAGCCGCAACAACAAGCCGGATCCGAGTTCGGGCTTCTATCTGGAAGGCAATATCCAGCCCTTCTACGAATTCCAGTACGGCAATTTCGCCACCCGTTTCACCGCCGAAGGCCGCACCTATTACGGCTTTGGCGAAAAGGATCGCGTGATCCTCGCAGGCCGTCTCAAGTTCGGTTCGATCGTCGGCGCGTCCATCGAGGACCTGCCGCCGAGCCAGCTCTTCCTGGCAGGTGGCGGCGGCTCGGTTCGCGGCTATGGCTATCGCAATATCGGCGTCAGCGCGGGCAATGGCGAGATCATCGGCGGGCGCTCGCTTGTCGAGGCCAATGGCGAAGTGCGCACCCGCATCACCGATTCCATCGGCGCGGTGGCATTCGTCGATGCCGGTTATGTGGGCGAAAAATCGTTCCCCGATTTCTCGGAACAGATGCGTGTCGGCGTCGGTGGCGGTCTGCGCTATCTGACCGGTCTCGGACCGATCCGCCTTGATGTCGCCGTTCCGCTCAACCGCCGCTCGGGTGACCCGAGCTATGGCTTGTACGTAGGTATAGGACAGGCGTTTTGA